A stretch of Crossiella cryophila DNA encodes these proteins:
- a CDS encoding CGNR zinc finger domain-containing protein, with amino-acid sequence MGEESAGLPMVGHDGQHYRFNPGALCLELLVSGGAGERAKWEVLHRVADLRDWLTHTRLGPARIRMSAAELAELKVLRESIWFSAGRVASGKAPGAFEDWNRLAQAPPPVPELTGQGRRWREPISGAALLSAFARDAIELFGGPYRHRVRRCAAADCHLLFVDTSRPGARRWCSMQRCGNRAKQRVRQEATRGHA; translated from the coding sequence ATGGGCGAGGAGTCGGCGGGGCTGCCGATGGTCGGGCACGACGGGCAGCACTACCGGTTCAACCCGGGGGCCCTCTGCCTGGAACTGCTGGTCAGCGGCGGCGCGGGCGAGCGGGCCAAGTGGGAGGTGCTGCACCGGGTCGCGGACCTGCGGGACTGGCTGACGCACACCCGGCTCGGCCCGGCCAGGATCAGGATGAGCGCGGCGGAACTGGCCGAGCTGAAGGTGCTGCGCGAGTCGATCTGGTTCAGCGCGGGCCGGGTCGCCAGTGGCAAGGCCCCCGGCGCGTTCGAGGACTGGAACCGGCTCGCCCAGGCTCCCCCGCCGGTGCCTGAGCTGACCGGCCAGGGGCGGCGCTGGCGGGAGCCGATCAGTGGCGCGGCACTGCTGTCCGCCTTCGCCAGGGACGCCATCGAGTTGTTCGGCGGGCCGTACCGGCACCGCGTCCGGCGCTGCGCCGCGGCGGACTGCCATCTTCTCTTCGTGGACACCTCACGCCCCGGCGCCCGCCGCTGGTGCTCGATGCAGCGCTGCGGCAACCGGGCCAAGCAGCGCGTCCGGCAGGAGGCCACCCGTGGTCACGCTTGA
- a CDS encoding winged helix DNA-binding domain-containing protein gives MELGADQALAWRLRRHELVNPAGLDAVALAGRLCGVQAQVPSAAELAVRIRQVEPEPGEITRALTLDRTLVRMWAARGTLHLLPAGLAPSFVAAVGALRFWEKGSWQRGHGITAEELTKVLAALAEVLDHRLLSREELVAEVLDRVGSARLREALGSGWGALFKPAAYLGLLCHGPAEGNRVTFTSPVHWLPGWTVPDPEQAGPDLVRAYLRAFGPAGHDEFAQWLFRNGKPGLTKRWFAAVRPELTEVSVAGKPGFVLTEDLAELRETKPSKAVRLVPAFDQYVVAVSRELIPEQHLAKVSRAAGWISPVVLHGGRVAGVWSRDNGVISTELFAELPARALSAEIERVGALF, from the coding sequence ATGGAGCTGGGGGCGGACCAGGCGCTGGCCTGGCGGTTACGGCGGCACGAGCTGGTCAACCCGGCCGGGCTGGACGCGGTCGCGCTGGCCGGCCGGCTGTGCGGGGTGCAGGCCCAGGTGCCCTCGGCGGCCGAGCTGGCGGTGCGGATCCGCCAGGTCGAGCCCGAGCCGGGGGAGATCACCCGGGCGCTGACGCTGGACCGCACCCTGGTCCGGATGTGGGCGGCCAGGGGCACCCTGCACCTGCTGCCCGCCGGGCTCGCGCCGAGCTTCGTGGCCGCGGTCGGGGCACTCCGGTTCTGGGAGAAGGGCAGCTGGCAGCGTGGCCACGGCATCACCGCCGAGGAGCTGACCAAGGTGCTCGCCGCGCTGGCCGAGGTCCTGGACCACCGGCTGCTCAGCCGGGAGGAGCTGGTCGCCGAGGTGCTCGACCGGGTCGGCTCGGCCCGGCTGCGCGAGGCGCTCGGCTCCGGCTGGGGCGCGCTGTTCAAACCCGCCGCCTACCTGGGCCTGCTCTGCCACGGCCCGGCCGAGGGCAACCGGGTCACCTTCACCAGCCCGGTGCACTGGCTGCCCGGCTGGACCGTGCCGGATCCGGAGCAGGCAGGCCCCGACCTGGTCCGCGCCTACCTGCGTGCCTTCGGCCCTGCCGGGCACGACGAGTTCGCGCAGTGGTTGTTCCGCAATGGCAAACCCGGGCTGACCAAGCGCTGGTTCGCCGCGGTCCGGCCCGAGCTGACCGAGGTCAGCGTGGCGGGCAAACCAGGGTTCGTGCTGACCGAGGACCTGGCCGAGCTGCGCGAGACCAAGCCGTCGAAGGCGGTCCGGCTGGTGCCCGCCTTCGACCAGTACGTGGTGGCGGTGTCCAGGGAGCTGATCCCGGAGCAGCACCTGGCCAAGGTCAGCCGGGCCGCCGGCTGGATCTCGCCGGTGGTGCTGCACGGCGGCCGGGTGGCCGGGGTGTGGAGCCGGGACAACGGCGTGATCAGCACCGAACTGTTCGCCGAACTGCCCGCGAGGGCACTGTCCGCGGAGATCGAGCGGGTCGGCGCGCTGTTCTGA